One window from the genome of Amaranthus tricolor cultivar Red isolate AtriRed21 chromosome 9, ASM2621246v1, whole genome shotgun sequence encodes:
- the LOC130823249 gene encoding uncharacterized protein LOC130823249 codes for MEEISKSIWETVSWCMIFTDDIELVAETIDEVSDKLDDGTSPVSESEVSIDRTVVKSTTKYKYLGSVIQRDGEIDGDANHRIQAGWLKWRAATGVLCDRKFPSKLKGKFYRATIRPALLYRTECWPVKKIFEHKMEVTKMRMLNWMCGYTLMDRIRNQEFRVRLGVSPISEKMREHRLRWFGHMQRKTFDTPVRSVESIIVEGIGAVGDDICMSQTSMSA; via the exons atggaagagatttctaaatctatttgggagacggtatcGTGGTGCATGATATTCACAGACGACATAGagctggtagcagaaactatAGATGAGGTTAGTGACAAATTAGATGA tgggacatcaccggTAAGTGAATCAGAGGTGTCCATAGATAGAACTGTTGTTAAGAGtacaaccaagtacaagtatttgggatcggtcattcaaagggatggggagattgacggggatgcaaatcatcgtatacaggcgggttggctcaagtggcgagcagccaccggagtgttatgtgataggaaattcccaagcaagttaaaaggaaaattctaccgggcgacaattagacctgctctgctatataggaccgaatgttggcctgtaaagaaaattttcgaacataagatggaagttacaaaaatgcgtatgctgaaCTGGATGTGTGGGTACActttgatggatcgaattaggaaccaagagtttagggtcAGACTAGGGGTATCCCCTATATCTGAAAAAATGCGCGAGCATAGATTAAGGTGGTTTGGTCatatgcagagaaagactttcgacacCCCTGTGAGGAgtgtagaaagcattatagtagagg ggataggagcagttggagaCGACATATGCATGTCCCAGACTTCTATGTCCGCTTAG
- the LOC130824271 gene encoding G2/mitotic-specific cyclin-2 yields MITDGNQRISNLQGEAVADTRKIGHETKRARRALSVINQNLIGSNAYPCIVNKKPSSQKCVIYDENIPNPIQRPITRKFAAQIAPTQNQQSCLVETNKQVNSVQNSNEVEDSKIMDGECKAKATIDLPVPMSMEESEVTPNQSNDMEEVEMEDIFEDDPILDIDGCDSKNPLAVTEYVDDIYSYYRKMEVCSCVSPDYMSQQFDINEKMRAILIDWLVEVHYKFELREETLFLTVHLIDRFLARHTMVRKKLQLVGLIALLLACKYEEVSVPVVEDLIFISDKAYTRQDLLEMESTMLNTLQFNMSLPTAYVFLRRFLKAAESDKKLEMLCSYLIELSLVEYEMIKFPPSLLAAAAVYTAQCSLYGFKQWNKTCEFYTNYSEDQLLECSSFMVKFHQKAGTGKLTGVYRKYSTSKFGFAAKFNPAIFILNS; encoded by the exons ATGATTACTGATGGAAACCAAAGAATTTCCAATTTACAAG GTGAAGCAGTAGCAGATACAAGAAAAATTGGGCATGAAACAAAAAGAGCTAGAAGAGCTTTAAGTGTGATTAACCAGAATTTGATTGGATCTAATGCTTATCCTTGTATTGTCAACAAAAAACCCAGCTCCCA AAAATGTGTGATATATGATGAGAACATTCCCAATCCTATACAAAGACCAATCACAAG GAAATTTGCAGCTCAGATTGCCCCTACTCAAAACCAACAATCTTGTTTAGTG GAAACCAATAAACAAGTCAATTCAgttcaaaattcaaatgaagTTGAAGATTCTAAGATCATGGATGGGGAGTGTAAGGCTAAGGCAACAATTGATTTGCCAGTGCCAATGTCTATGGAAGAATCTGAAGTTACACCTAATCAAAGCAATGATATG GAAGAGGTTGAGATGGAAGACATCTTTGAAGATGATCCAATCTTAGACATTGATGGGTGTGACTCCAAAAACCCACTTGCTGTTActgaatatgttgatgatatctaCTCTTATTACAGAAAAATGGAG GTTTGCAGCTGTGTTTCACCAGATTATATGTCTCAGCAATTCGACATTAACGAGAAGATGAGGGCAATACTGATTGACTGGCTTGTTGAG GTACATTATAAATTTGAGCTAAGGGAAGAGACCTTATTTCTGACTGTACATCTTATAGACAGATTCTTAGCTAGACATACTATGGTGAGAAAGAAGCTCCAATTAGTGGGTTTAATTGCATTGCTTTTAGCTTGCAAGTATGAAGAAGTTTCTGTTCCTGTTGTTGAGgatttgattttcatttctgaCAAAGCTTACACCAGACAAGATCTTCTTGAAATG GAGAGTACAATGCTCAATACATTGCAATTCAACATGTCTTTGCCAACTGCTTATGTTTTCCTAAGAAGGTTCCTAAAGGCTGCAGAATCTGATAAGAAGCTTGAAATGTTGTGCTCTTACCTGATCGAACTTTCATTAGTGGAGTATGAGATGATCAAATTCCCACCTTCATTATTAGCAGCTGCTGCAGTTTATACAGCACAATGTAGTCTTTATGGCTTCAAACAATGGAACAAAACTTGTGAATTTTACACAAACTACTCTGAGGATCAACTTTT GGAATGCTCGAGTTTTATGGTAAAATTCCATCAGAAAGCTGGAACAGGGAAGCTAACAGGGGTATACAGGAAGTACTCAACTTCCAAGTTTGGGTTTGCAGCAAAATTTAACCCAGCAATCTTCATCCTCAATAGTTAA